CCACGGCCACCCCCGAGCCCCCCTCGTCGCCGACGGCATGCCCCCAGGTGCCAGGCACTTTCCCCCTCGGCGCGAGACCCGTCGCCGGCACGGTCGGTCAGATGTCGCCAAGCACCCTTCCCGAGCTCTGCCCCCAGCAGGTGCCAACCACTTTCCCCGGGCACCCGCCCCTGACAGGTGCCAGGCACTTTCCCCGGCTTGTATCGGACACGAGACGCTCAGCCGGCGCGAGAGCCGTCGCCAGCGCGCTCCGTCAGGTGGTTGCAGGTCCCTCCCGAGCAAGAGACCAGCAGGTGCCAGCCACTTTCCCCGGGTACCCGTTCCGGCTTCCCCGGCCAACCGCCGACCAACCCGGGGGTGACGCTGACGGCGAGATCAGCCCAGGGAGGGCGAGAGCGCCTTCTTCGCGCCGAGCCAGGCGAGCGGCAGCATCACGGCGAGCCCTGCCACCCAGAACCAGAGCGGCGGAGGAATCATCAGGTTGTTGGCGACGCCGGCGAGCGTCAACAGCCCACCGACGACGATGCCCGGCCGCATCGAGCTCCGCCCGGCGACCCGCGTCGCCACCCAACCGCCGACGAAGCTGCCGAGGATCCAACCGACGAGCACGACGACCATCGCGCCCGCGGGGGCCTTCGCCATCAGCTCGGCCATCTCGTGCTGGTCCCGGACGCCGGCCGCGGCCCTGCCGAGGTCCGGGTAGAGAAGATGACCGTTGGTGAATTCGACGAGCATCATCACCGCGCTCGCGGCGACGAATCCGACCAACACGGCCCCGATGCTGCGCAGGACAGAACCCATCGAACCTCCTTGCGGCCAGCGACCGCGGTCCTCGACGCTCTCGTTTGGCGCGCGAGTCTAGAGGCGGAGCGACGACGATGGCAACCGATTCCGGCGGTCGGTTTGCCACGGCGACACGAGGCGCGGAGAGGCGCGGTGGATGCGTCGGGAAGCCCCATTCGCCTGGTTTCCTGGCCTGGTCAACCGCCGCCTCTCGCCCGATGACGGGCTGGTCAACTTGCGAACTCTCCAGTCGCTCCCCTCACAGCACCCTCCCCGGAAACAGCTCCTTGAGCTTCTTGCGGAAGAGGTCGACGAAAAGGTCGTAGCCGTCGTTCGAGGGGTGCAGCTCGTTGTGCCAGGAGCTGCGGACCGGTGCGAGCGTGCCCTGGGTCGCGAGAGCGGTGATGCCCTTGGCGGGGTCGGCGAGCTGGCCGAGCATGGCGAAGAACTTGCCGAGCATCACTTTCACCACCTCGAAGCGAATCGGGTCCTTGGGGAAGCCGCGCAGGTCGAAGGTCGGCGAGAGCCAGGGTCCGAGCCAGCAGATGCCGCCGAGGCCGGGGATGGCGTAGTCGTAGCCGTGGAAGATGAGCTGCGTCGTCGGGCTCAGCTCGTCGCGCAGGGCGATGAGGTCCTCGTAGCCGGCTCGCACGAGGTCGAGCGCGGTCTGGAATCGGCTCGCGTGAATGTGCTGTTCGGCGGTCAGGTTGGGATCGTACTGCCGGATCCAGAGTGCCATCGGGTTGTCGACGATGTCGTTGCCGCCGCCGGAGAAGAGCAGGGCGTCCCACGGCCCGCCCGCCGGGCAGCCCTTCTTCAACTGCGCGATGAGGAGCTTGCGCTCCTTGACGCCGAGCATGTAGCGCACCTCGTCGCCGGCCTTGGCCAGGCTCAGGATCGGCACGCCGAGCTTCTTCTGCAGGCGCGGGATGATCCCGCCCTTGAGCAGATGGGGCGGATAGTCGAACCAGGAGTCGCCCTCGGCGAGGATCTGCAACGGAGGCCCGCCGGCGACACCGGCCGCGCGCGCCCCCGGCTTCGCCATCCCCTCCGCCGGCGCGAGACCGCGCACGCCGCGCTTCTTCAGGATCGCCATCACCTTCTTGTACTCGTCGGCGCGGCGCGCCAGCTCTTCCTGCTGCGCCTTGGCGACGTGCTTGCGCGCCAAGCCGATCGGCGCCGGTCCCGGAGCGGGTGCGAGCCCGCGCGCCGCGGCCCGCGGTGCGCTCGCCCGCGCGAGCGCCTGCGCCTCCTCGAGGCTCACCGGCCCGACAATCGGCGCGAGAGCGCGACTCGTCCGGACCGGTTTCGTCGCCGGGCGCTTCTTCGCCGGCCGACTTGCCGGCGCGCTCTTCTTCACCGGTCGCTTCGCGACGGCCTGCTTCGTCGCCGACTTGGCCTTGAGCTTCGCCGGACGCTTGGCCGCTCGTGCCTTGGCGCGGGAGGCCTTCTTCGTCGGGGTCGTGCGCTTCGTCGCCATCGTCGCTCTCCTCGTCTGGGCTCGGATGCCGCTGCGATCTCCCGCAACGGCCCGTCAGCCCGGTTCCGTCATGCCGTTGCGCTGCGCATGGAAGTGCTGGAGCAGCCCTGTCGAGGCCGCCGAATGCTCGTCCCACGCCGCCGCGGCGATCTCTTCCGGCTGGGTTCGGAGCCATCGCCGCTGGTCGCGCAAGCGATGGCGGCTGTCGACGTCCTTGTAGACGGCGTAGGTGATCTTGCCCTGCGAGTCGATCACCAGCGTGCAGCCGCCCAGGAAGTAGCCTTCGCGCACGCGCCGTTTCTGCACCACTTCGGCGACCAGGTCGAAGCTCACCTCGTCGTCCGGAGCGACGCGGCGCAACGTGCGCAGCGAGTAGATGCCGATTTCCCCGGTCGCCCCTTTCGGCTCCATCAGTCCGAGGGGTCGTCCCGCGGCGCTGTTGCAGATCGCTCGCCCGAGCGCCCCGGCCGCCTCGCGCTGCACAGGGTCACCGGGGCGCCACCGCAGGAAGCCGCCATCGCAATCGAGGTTGAGTCGATCGAAACGCAGCTCCGGGACTGTGATCGCTGGCGTCGGCCGCTTCCAGAGCAGCGCCCGCTCCGAGAGATCGGGGACTTCCGGCACGCAGATGCCATACCGCCGGAAGGCGGTGACCAGTGCCTCGCGGTAGGCCCAGGGATCCTGCGGGTAGATCTCGAAGTCGGCGGTGATCATCGCCCGCAGGTACTCGCCGAAAGTACAGTGGTGCGACGGGCAGTAGTCGACGGCGCGGATGAGCACGTTGAGCAGCTCGCCAGCGAGCCGCGACGCCTGCTCGGCGAGCAATTCCACGGCCTCCGAGGAGAGCCGCCCCTGATAGGGCGCGAGCACTCGCCGGAGCTTGCGCGTCTGCCGCTCGAAGATGCGGCGGAAGGCGTCGAAGACCGCCGAGACGAAGACCGAGCCGAGGACGTGGACCTCTTTGGTGGGGTCGTAGAGGTAGTCGTCGGGAATCGGCTCGTTCTCGAGCCTGCCGGCGTACACGGCCGTGCGGAGCGGACTCCTGCCGGTCCCGAGCGCATAGCCGAACTGGCGGCCGATGGCCGCGAGCTGGTCGTCGTCGAGGCTCCCCTGCTTACGGTCGATCGCGCTCTCGACCACGTCGGTCTGGGCAAAGTGCAGGAAGATCGCCACCAGGTCGGCGATCGCTTCGTGGAGCGCCGGCACGTCCGGGTGCGTCGGGCGCAGGAAGTTGGGGCGCAATCCGTCGAGCAGCGCGTGGGTGACCTCGTGCGCCACCACGTCGCGCGACAGGCAGAGGTAGACATGACCGCCGGGCTGGCTCAGGCCCTGCGCGAACTCGCGCGCCTCGTCCCAGCCGAAGAGCACGGCACCTTGCCGGCGATCGTAGTAGGCGTTGGCGCCCTGGAACGCGTGCGGGCGGATGACCAGACGGTGGTCGTCGCGGGACGACCACGCAAACCCCGGGTCGCGGCCGAGGGCCCGCTGGAAGCGACCGTAGGTTTCCATCGCCACGGCGTAGGTCATCTGGCAGGCGAATCGCCGGTCGGTGGTGCTGGGATCGAAGCCGTCGCGCATCAGCACGTCGGGCCGCTCGAGGTCGACCGGGACCACCACTTCCCCGGGTTTCTCGGGGTCCTCCCGCACGACGAAGTAGGCACCGGCGGGTCCCGGATCGAGTGGCTCGTAGCGCACCGCCAGGGTGGTGATCGCCCCGTCGAGCCGCGGCACGCTCGGATCCTGCGTGTAGACGCGCAGCGGGCGGAAGGTCGGGGTGTCGAGATCGACCTCTGGCCGCGTTCGTGACTTCTCCGGCGCCAAGCCACCGACGCTCCGATGGACGAAGAACTCCCAGGCCTTCCCGGCCATCGCCGCGCCCCCTACCGCCCACCGAACAGCGGCGCGCCGGCGAGGCCCGGCGCGACCTGGTCGAACACCGGGTGCTGGCGCCCGTCGCTCCCGAACGCGCGCACGATCGCCTGGTGGAACTGCCGGTTGCTCCCCTTCTTGCCGAGGACCTCGTCGAGCACGCCGAGGGCGTGGCGGCTGAAGTTCCCCTGGCCCTCCTCCTCGTAGGCGACCTCCTTGTCCTGGCAGGCCGCGAAGTGCACGACCCCGGGGAGCGGCTCGCGCTCCGAGACCGGCACCGCCGCGCGGCTCCCTTTCCACGTCCGCTTGTAGGCGGCGATCTCCCGGGCGTTCAGCGCGATGTAGCGGGCCCGCACGTCCCGGCTCGCTCCCCCGCGAGGTGCGCCGAGCAGAGGGGCGAAGCGGGCGTTCGTGCCGGAGTGGCAGCAGTCCGTGATGAGGGTGAGGAAGGCGCCCTTCGGCAGGGTCTTGCAGGCGGCGTAGACGTCGTCGTCGAGCCAGAGCTCGCCGCGGTCGAAGTCGACGGGCACCATCACCTCGTCGAAGCCGTCCTGGTCGTCGCCCGAGAGGTCCTCCACCTGCGCCCCGTGCCCGGCGTACTGGAAGACGAGCTGGTCGCCCGGCTTCGCCCCTTGGAGCAGCTCGCGCAGCGCCTTGTCGAGCGCCGCGCGCGTCGCCTTGCCGTTCTGCAGCTTCTTGACCTCGAACCCTTCCTCGGTGAGCGCCCGGGCCCAGTTCTCGCTGTCCTGCACGCAGCCGGCGAGCGGCTGGCGCGGGTACTTGTCGATGCCGACGCAGAGCGCGCGGCGCTTCGGCTTCGTCTTGCCGGCGCGATCGGGTGAAGCGGAGCCCGCGTCGCCGCCCGGCGGCCTGGGCTCCGGCTTCATCCCCGCTCCGAAGTCGGCGTCCGGGTCGCCGTCGAGCTCGGGGTCGGGCTCCTCTCTCCCCTCGTCCGCACCCCCCGTCTCCTGCTGGCGGCGGCAGCAACAGCAGCAGCACTCCTGCTCGACCGGCTCGTTCTCGAGCGCGCGCGAGGCGAGATCGTCGAGCGCCCCACCGCGCGCAAACTCCTCGTCGGTCGGGAACATCCGGGCGCCGGGAATGCCGGCCAGCGTCGTGCGTCCGAGGATTCCACGGAGCACGGTGCTCATCGTGTACGGGTCGTTGTCGAAGTAGCCGTGTTGCCGCGACTGGGTCAGGTCGTTCGGCGGGAAGGCGTGCTCGACCTGGGAGAACTCGACCGTGGCTGGAGCCAGGGGGTTCGCCGGCACCGGCGCTCGCACGGCTCCGGCATGCGCGGCGAGACCGAAGAGCTGGCGGGTCGCTCCGTCTTCATAGAGGCAGTGCTCGAGGCCGAGAATCGGCACCTCCTTGTCTCCCTCGCAGGCGCGGCTCACGTAGTAGAGCAGCGACTTGCGATAGACCTTCGCCACGTCGTCGGCCTGCTCGGCCTCGTCGCTCATCGTGAAGACGCGGAGTTGTTCGATCTCCTGGCCCGCCCCGAGGCGCGGCGCGACGTCGCGCTGGAAGTCGTCGACGCGGATCGCCGGGGCGAGGTAGTTCAGGCTGCGGATCCGGTGCTTGCCGCTCGCCGTGACGAGCGGCAGGAAGTGCGAGAGGAGGATCGGCCCGGTGCTGTGTCCGATGGCGTGGAGCTGGACCTTCTTGCCGTTCTTGTCGAGCCAGGGCTCGAGCACTTGCCAGAATTCGTGGAGCCCGCCGGGCCGGCCGTACTCGGTCGACGGCGCCGAGCAGCGCCGCGCGTTGGCCTTCATCCGCGACCAGACCGTGGTCGCGAGCTTCTTCGTCAGGGCTTCGGAGATGTTGTCGAAGAAGTCGCCGAGGCCGCGCCGCGCGCCGCGCTCGAGCTCGCGCGGCGCCTGGAAGATCGACTGGAAGAGGCTCGATTCCCAGATGAAGTAGATCGGGTAGACGCCGTAGGAGCGCCACCACGGAGCCATGACGCGCGCGTACTCGAGGGCGCCCTTCTCGCTGTTGAGGCCGCCGTGAGCGTAGAAGAGGAGGTGCTGGCACTCCTGCTTGTCCACGGCCTCGGTGAGGTGCACGTGGACGAGGTTGTCCAGGTCCTCGGCGGTCGTCCAGACCCGCCCTTCCTTCGAGAGGATCCCCTGCGAGGTGTTGACCAGGTGCGGCAGCAGGACCTGGTACCGCGGCTCGGCACCGCGCGCCGCACGGCTGGCCGGCTCGACGAGGCCGCGCTCGATCCAGGCGGCCAGTCGCGCCTGGTCGTCGAGCGCCCGAGCGCTCTCGGGAACCTCGGCCCACGGCATCTCTTCGTCGTCGACCCCGCCGAGCGCCGCGTCGCGATCGACCGCGGTACTTCTCAATCCACGCGGTAGCGAGACGCCGAATCCGCGCAGGGCGTTGCCCGCGAGCTCGGCGGCGATGTCGGCGCGGAAGCGCTGCGGATCGAGGTCGCTCCCCGGGCAGGTCTTGCCGGTCGCGGGGAATTCGCGGTGGAACCGGACCGCGTCCGCCTCGAGCTCGAACTTGCGCAGCACGGCGCAGACGGCCGCGTACGCCGCGTTCTTCTGGTCCCCCGCGAAGGTGTCGACGACCTTGCCGTTCTCCTTCTCGAAGAGGCCGATCATCTCGATCATGAACGGCCCCTGCTTGGCGTCGCCGTTGTGCCCGCGCACGGAGGCCGGCGCGAGGTCGAACGGCCGCCCGGTCCAGAGGAGCCCCTGCGGGTCGATGGTGATGTGCTGGGCGATGTCGACCATCCCGAGGCTCATGTGCACCGTGCGCATCGCCTCGATCGACGCCAGGCCGCGAAAGTTCCCGTGCCGCGGCTGGTCGGTGCAGTGGACGTGCACCTCCGTCACCTTCCGCCCCGGCGTCCACTCCTCGAGCAACTTCTCGAATTCCCGAACCGTCAACACCTGAATCGGCCTCGGCATGGCTGTCTCCTCGATCAGCAGACGTCGTCGCATCGAAACCCGCGTACACCGCGACCATCCGGCCCCGCCCGGATGACCCGCCGACCCCGCAGCGCCATCCGCCCGAGCCCCTCGTCGCAAAAGGTGGGTTTCTGCCCTCAAGATGCAGAGACGAACGAGGGGCTGGATTCGGTCAGCACCACCGTACCCGTCGACGCCCCGCCTCTTGGAATACACCCCACTACTGCCCAGTCAGCGCAGCGGGCAAGGCACCTCGATATTCGGAAGATCTGTCGAGAACAGTAGCACGCGGTTCGGGGACAGAGGGGCCAGTTGCGCAGAAAGTGCCAGCATCCAAGCGCTCGAAAGTCGAGGAGACCGCGATAGTCTGCACGGCGAAGCTCAGCCTTCAGCTCGAAGCTGCGACACTCCCTCGGTTCGCTTTGTCGAATCGAGCACTTCCGGACAGGAGATGGTTCACCTTGACCGACCCGCGATCGAAGAAGCGATTCGAGGCCATCTGTGCCGCTCTGCTCTCTCTCGCGAGCGGACTCTGCATCGGATGGCTCGCAGGACTATCCGTATCGCCGGTCCTCTCGACGGTGATGATGACGATTCTGGGGCTGGCGGCTGGCGGGGCAACCGGTTTCCACTTCTCGAAGAGGGACTCTTCCATTACCGCGCTTTCGGTCCTCGCGCTCACGGCGTCGCTCCTCGGCGGCATCGCAGTCGGAGCCCCCGTTGGAATCGTCGCTCGAACCAACAATTGGTTCGGGGCGCCGATGAGCGCCCATGGCCCCGGAGAGATTCCGCAAGACGAGCTCGCGCAGCGGCAGGCTACTGCTGGTCTGTTTTCCATCAAGAGCTCTGAATGTGCCGAGCTCTTGAGCTCCGCAAGCCGGAGCGAGGAGGAGCTACGGCGGGTGCTCAGGGCATCGAAAGACCCGCGACTGAGTCAGCTCGCGGCTCGGCCGGTCGAAGCTCCACTCGCTCCGGTGGTGCGGGTGATATGCGCGCCCTGACGGCAATAGCCGTTTTCGGGCTGGCAGTCGGCACGAGCCGCGGCACCCACGGGGTTGAACCCGATCCCGTCCCGACCTACTTTAGATCGGTCCTCCGACTCTCTCCGCAGAACTGCGTCTCAGGACAGAACAGCGTCCTGTCGGGATTCTTGTTTCGGTCGGCAGGGCAGCTCGGAGTCCTCACGGCCCTCCACGGAGTCGCCGGATGCGAGCCCATTCGTGCACGCGGATTCGACGGGCTCTACCTGGATGACCTGACGATCAGAGCCGTCGACTTGGACCGGGATGTCGCTTGGCTCGAGTCGAAGGAGCTCGGCGCTCTACCGTCGGTACCGAACCCCTTCCCGATCGCCAGCGGAGTTCCTGACAAGCTGACCGTTGTCGGCTATCCGCAGGGGGTTTCGGCTCCGCTGGAGCATCCAGTGAATCCGCAAACTCGACGGCTGGCTCCGCTCGGGGAGCTGGTCCCGCAAGGATCGGCCGTCCGCTCAGGCCTTGAGCAGCGCAGAAGCCCCAAGCTCGATTTCGTCGTCCTCAGCCTGACGGGCGCGCTCCAACCCGGGCACTCGGGAGGCGCGATTCTCGATGCCTCGAAGCAGCTGGTCGCAATCGGAGACGGTGGGCTCAACGACGGCAATTCACAGATCGGGTGGGCGATCCCCATCTCGGCGATCGACCTCAAACCCCTGGCGTCCTTGCGAAGCGAGGTCGCGTCGCTCGGGCTCAAGCCGCGCCTCGCCGCCTTCGCTCTGCAGGATGCTCCGACTGGCATCCCAGGAGTGACTCCACTCCAGGCTCGCACCGTCGCTATCGAGGCTGACTTGAAAGCGCTCACCTCGGAGACCTGCGCGCGAGCGAGCGAGGGGCAGCTCGCGACGCTCAAGTGCGAATTTGCCAGGCGACAACTCGAAAACGAGCGAAACCGAATGGTGACGGTTCGCCGTGTTGCCCTCCTTCTCCTCGATGTCTTCTCTCCCGCTCGTTGGTCCCAGAGCGAGGAGGACTGGAGCTCGAGGAGCAGCGACATCCGCCAGTTCTACCTGCAACAGGTCGAACAGTCGCAGATCGTCCTCCTTCAGCTTCAGGAGCTCGCAATCGGGTCGAACAACGAGGAGCTCGCAAAGGCCGCGATCCTCACGCGAACGGGCGTCCAGGAGGCCTTCGATCCGCTACGGTTCACCGCGGACCCAACCTTCTGTAGCCATCTTCCGCCTCCGGCGGACCCCGCCTGCATCCCCACGGATTGGTCAGTTCAGCGCGCCCGATTCGTCCTTGCCCGCAGAGCCGTTCGGCAGCTCGTCATCTCGCTCGACGAAGAGCTCGGGAGCATGCTCTGAGCGGAGCTCTTCGATTGGGGGAAGAGCCCCCAGAGCAGGTTCTGACTTGCCGTGCCACTATTCGATGACAGACGGAGCCTACCCGCCTCCGCACCGCGGCCGAGCCTCTGAGGGTGCCACCCTCAGAGGCGGCCGAGATCTCACGCGGGCATCGTCCCCAGCCTCTTCGGCCCCGCCTGCACCACTTCCGGCGGGCAGCCGCTGGCGAAGAGTTTGAAGTTGTCGATGTAGCGGGCGGCGAGGGCGTCGTACTTCTGGTAGTACTCGTGCCGGTTGCCCCAGGTGTTGGCGGGCTCGAGGATCTCCGAGGGGACGCCTTCGCAGACTTCGGGGACGGCGAAGCCGAAGATGATGTCCTTGCGGTACGGGACGTCCTCGAGCTTGCCCTCGAGCGCGGCGTTGAGCAGCGCCCGGGTATGGCGGATCGAGATCCGCTTGCCGATGCCGAAGGGGCCGCCGGTCCAGCCGGTGTTCACCAGCCAGCACTTCGCGCCGTGCTGCAGCATCTTCTTCTTCAAGAGCTCGGCGTAGACGTACGGGTGATGCACCATGAACGGCCCGCCGAAGCAGGCGCTGAAGGTGATCTCCGGCTCGATGCCGAGGCCGATCTCGGTGCCGGCGATCTTGCTCGTGTAGCCCGAGATGAAGTGGTAGATCGCCTGCTCCGGGTCGAGCCGCGAGATCGGCGGCATCACCCCGGAGGCGTCGCAGGTCAGGAAGACAAGGTTCTTCGCGTGGCCGGCGCGCTTCTCCGGCACGGCGTTGTCGATGTACTCGAGCGGGTAGGCGCCGCGCGTGTTCTCGGTGAGGCGCTCGTCGTTGAGGTCGAGCCGGCGCGTCACCGGGTCGTAGACGACGTTCTCGAGAATCGTGCCGAAGCGCCGCGTGCAGGCGAAGATCTGCGGCTCCGACTCCGAGGAGAGCCGGATCATCTTGGCGTAACAGCCGTCCTCGAAATTGAAGACGCCGTTGACCCCCCAGCCGTGCTCGTCGTCGCCGATCAGGCCGCGCCGCGGGTCGGCCGAGAGCGTCGTCTTGCCGGTGCCCGAGAGGCCGAAGAAGACCGCCACGTCGCCGGCGGCGCCGACGTTCGCCGAACAGTGCATCGGCATCACGCCGTCGAGCGGCAGCAGGTAGTTGAGCACGGTGAAGACCGACTTCTTGATCTCCCCGGCGTAGCCGGTGCCGCCGATGATCGCCAGCTTCTGGCGGAAATTGAGGACGATGAAGGTCTCCGAGCGCGTGCCGTCAGCCATCGCGTTGGCCTTGAAGCCCGGAGCGCAGATCAGCGTGAAGTCCGGCACGTGGTGGTGCGCCTGGTCCTGCGTCGAGTTCTTGAGCAGCATGGTGCGCGCGAACATGCTGTGCCAGGCCTTCTGGGTGATCACCCGGACCGCCAGGCGGTGGTCCGGGTCGGCGCCGGCGTGCAGGTCCTGGACGAAGACGTCGCGCCCCTGCAGGTACCCGCAGAGCCGGTTGTGCAGGGAGCTGAAGCACTCCGGGTTGAACGGCCGGTTGTACTGGCCCCACCAGACGTCTTCCTCGGTCGTCTGCTCGCGCACCACGAACTTGTCGGCCGCGGCGCGCGCCGTGTGCTTGCCGGTGTCGACGACGAACGGCCCGAGGTGGCAGATCTGCCCCTCCGAGCGGAAGACCGCCTCTTCGTAGAGCGCCCCGGTCGGCAGGTTCCAGTAGACCGTGCGCAGGTTGGTGAGGCCGTGGTTCTCGAGCCCGTAGAGGCTCGCCAGGGCCTTCGCCTGCTTGGCCGCAGGCGAGTGCACGTCGAGGTTGATGTTCATGCCCAGTCCCTCACCAGGCGACGGTCGCCGATGAAGATCTCGTTCGGCGCGTCCGGGTCGAGCGCCCACTTGATGCGCTCGAGACCGTCCATGATCTCCTTGATCGTGCCGCAGTAGGAGAGGCGCAGGTGGCCGTCCATGCCGAACTCCTTGCCCGGCACGGTGACCACGCGCACGCGGTCGAGGAGGAGCTCAGAGAGCTTCTGCGAGTCGCGCTCGTAGGCCGAGAAGTCGGGGAAGCAGTAGAACGTCCCCTGCGGCTTGACGATCCGCACCCCGGGAATCGTCTTCAGCCGGTCGACCATCACGTTGCGGGCGTTTTCGAGCGTCAGGCGGAGCGTCTCGATCGGCGTCTGCACGCCGGAGAGCGCGCCGATCGCCGCCCACTGCGAGACCGTCACCGGCCCCGAGGTCTGGTGCGACTGGATGTTGGTCATCGCCTCCGAGACCTCGCGGTTGGCGATCGCCCAGCCGATGCGGAAGCCGGTCATCGCGTACATCTTCGAGACGCCCTGCACCACCACCAGGCGCGACGCCTCGCCGAGGTCCTGGGCGAACGGGTACGGATTCGGCGCCTGCGCGCCGTCGAAGACCAGGCGGTTGTAGAGGTCGTCCATCACCAGCCAGATGTTCTTCTGCTCGCAGAAGCGCACCATCTCGGCGACGAAGTCCTTGGAGTACATCGCGCCGCTCGGGTTGTTCGGGCTGTTGAGGATGACGACCTTGGTCTGCGAGGAGACGCACTCGAGCATGTCCTCGATCGTCGGCTGGAAGCCGCCGTTCGACGGCACGACCGGCACCGGCACGCCGCCAGCGAGCTTGACCATCTCCGGGTAGCTCACCCAGTACGGGGCCGGGAAGAGCACCTCGTCGTGCGGCTCGAGCACGGCGTAGAGCAGCGACATGATCGACTGCTTGGCGCCGCTCCCCACCACCACGTTGTACTGCGTCACCGAGTGGTCGTAGTGGTCCTCGGTGTAGCGGATGATCGCCTTCTTCATCGCCAGCAGGCCGTCGGCCGGGGCGTAACGGATCTCGCCGGTGTTGAGCTGGGCCGCGCAGTTGAGCACCGCGTCGAGCGGAGCCTTGGCCTTCGGCTCGCCGCCGCCGAGGTGGATCACCGGCTCGCCGCGCTCGCGCATCTTGGCGGCCTTCTCGTTGAGCTTCAGGGTGGGCGAAGCCTTGATCGACCTCGCGAGCTGACTGACGCTCATGACACTTCCTTTCTCGAAGCGAAAGAAGAAAAGAGAACCGGCCCGGTCGCCCGATTCGGGGCCGGACGACCGGGTCCTCACCGCACGATGGTCGCCGGAATCCCGCCCGGCGCCGCCACCCGGGGGGGTGGGACGGGCCCGGTCGCCGGGGGGCTCACTTGACCGGCGGCGACTCCGGCCCGTAGACGTAGCGCTCGAAGAACGGCTGCCAGGGCTGACCGCTCACCTGGTCGAGGATGGCGACGAGGTGCCGCGTCTCGGCCACCCGGTTGGTGAAGCTCTTGACGTAGGAG
This genomic window from Holophagales bacterium contains:
- a CDS encoding pyridoxal phosphate-dependent aminotransferase, producing the protein MSVSQLARSIKASPTLKLNEKAAKMRERGEPVIHLGGGEPKAKAPLDAVLNCAAQLNTGEIRYAPADGLLAMKKAIIRYTEDHYDHSVTQYNVVVGSGAKQSIMSLLYAVLEPHDEVLFPAPYWVSYPEMVKLAGGVPVPVVPSNGGFQPTIEDMLECVSSQTKVVILNSPNNPSGAMYSKDFVAEMVRFCEQKNIWLVMDDLYNRLVFDGAQAPNPYPFAQDLGEASRLVVVQGVSKMYAMTGFRIGWAIANREVSEAMTNIQSHQTSGPVTVSQWAAIGALSGVQTPIETLRLTLENARNVMVDRLKTIPGVRIVKPQGTFYCFPDFSAYERDSQKLSELLLDRVRVVTVPGKEFGMDGHLRLSYCGTIKEIMDGLERIKWALDPDAPNEIFIGDRRLVRDWA
- a CDS encoding SGNH/GDSL hydrolase family protein; the encoded protein is MATKRTTPTKKASRAKARAAKRPAKLKAKSATKQAVAKRPVKKSAPASRPAKKRPATKPVRTSRALAPIVGPVSLEEAQALARASAPRAAARGLAPAPGPAPIGLARKHVAKAQQEELARRADEYKKVMAILKKRGVRGLAPAEGMAKPGARAAGVAGGPPLQILAEGDSWFDYPPHLLKGGIIPRLQKKLGVPILSLAKAGDEVRYMLGVKERKLLIAQLKKGCPAGGPWDALLFSGGGNDIVDNPMALWIRQYDPNLTAEQHIHASRFQTALDLVRAGYEDLIALRDELSPTTQLIFHGYDYAIPGLGGICWLGPWLSPTFDLRGFPKDPIRFEVVKVMLGKFFAMLGQLADPAKGITALATQGTLAPVRSSWHNELHPSNDGYDLFVDLFRKKLKELFPGRVL
- the pckA gene encoding phosphoenolpyruvate carboxykinase (ATP), translated to MNINLDVHSPAAKQAKALASLYGLENHGLTNLRTVYWNLPTGALYEEAVFRSEGQICHLGPFVVDTGKHTARAAADKFVVREQTTEEDVWWGQYNRPFNPECFSSLHNRLCGYLQGRDVFVQDLHAGADPDHRLAVRVITQKAWHSMFARTMLLKNSTQDQAHHHVPDFTLICAPGFKANAMADGTRSETFIVLNFRQKLAIIGGTGYAGEIKKSVFTVLNYLLPLDGVMPMHCSANVGAAGDVAVFFGLSGTGKTTLSADPRRGLIGDDEHGWGVNGVFNFEDGCYAKMIRLSSESEPQIFACTRRFGTILENVVYDPVTRRLDLNDERLTENTRGAYPLEYIDNAVPEKRAGHAKNLVFLTCDASGVMPPISRLDPEQAIYHFISGYTSKIAGTEIGLGIEPEITFSACFGGPFMVHHPYVYAELLKKKMLQHGAKCWLVNTGWTGGPFGIGKRISIRHTRALLNAALEGKLEDVPYRKDIIFGFAVPEVCEGVPSEILEPANTWGNRHEYYQKYDALAARYIDNFKLFASGCPPEVVQAGPKRLGTMPA
- a CDS encoding trypsin-like peptidase domain-containing protein; translation: MRALTAIAVFGLAVGTSRGTHGVEPDPVPTYFRSVLRLSPQNCVSGQNSVLSGFLFRSAGQLGVLTALHGVAGCEPIRARGFDGLYLDDLTIRAVDLDRDVAWLESKELGALPSVPNPFPIASGVPDKLTVVGYPQGVSAPLEHPVNPQTRRLAPLGELVPQGSAVRSGLEQRRSPKLDFVVLSLTGALQPGHSGGAILDASKQLVAIGDGGLNDGNSQIGWAIPISAIDLKPLASLRSEVASLGLKPRLAAFALQDAPTGIPGVTPLQARTVAIEADLKALTSETCARASEGQLATLKCEFARRQLENERNRMVTVRRVALLLLDVFSPARWSQSEEDWSSRSSDIRQFYLQQVEQSQIVLLQLQELAIGSNNEELAKAAILTRTGVQEAFDPLRFTADPTFCSHLPPPADPACIPTDWSVQRARFVLARRAVRQLVISLDEELGSML
- a CDS encoding caspase family protein produces the protein MPRPIQVLTVREFEKLLEEWTPGRKVTEVHVHCTDQPRHGNFRGLASIEAMRTVHMSLGMVDIAQHITIDPQGLLWTGRPFDLAPASVRGHNGDAKQGPFMIEMIGLFEKENGKVVDTFAGDQKNAAYAAVCAVLRKFELEADAVRFHREFPATGKTCPGSDLDPQRFRADIAAELAGNALRGFGVSLPRGLRSTAVDRDAALGGVDDEEMPWAEVPESARALDDQARLAAWIERGLVEPASRAARGAEPRYQVLLPHLVNTSQGILSKEGRVWTTAEDLDNLVHVHLTEAVDKQECQHLLFYAHGGLNSEKGALEYARVMAPWWRSYGVYPIYFIWESSLFQSIFQAPRELERGARRGLGDFFDNISEALTKKLATTVWSRMKANARRCSAPSTEYGRPGGLHEFWQVLEPWLDKNGKKVQLHAIGHSTGPILLSHFLPLVTASGKHRIRSLNYLAPAIRVDDFQRDVAPRLGAGQEIEQLRVFTMSDEAEQADDVAKVYRKSLLYYVSRACEGDKEVPILGLEHCLYEDGATRQLFGLAAHAGAVRAPVPANPLAPATVEFSQVEHAFPPNDLTQSRQHGYFDNDPYTMSTVLRGILGRTTLAGIPGARMFPTDEEFARGGALDDLASRALENEPVEQECCCCCCRRQQETGGADEGREEPDPELDGDPDADFGAGMKPEPRPPGGDAGSASPDRAGKTKPKRRALCVGIDKYPRQPLAGCVQDSENWARALTEEGFEVKKLQNGKATRAALDKALRELLQGAKPGDQLVFQYAGHGAQVEDLSGDDQDGFDEVMVPVDFDRGELWLDDDVYAACKTLPKGAFLTLITDCCHSGTNARFAPLLGAPRGGASRDVRARYIALNAREIAAYKRTWKGSRAAVPVSEREPLPGVVHFAACQDKEVAYEEEGQGNFSRHALGVLDEVLGKKGSNRQFHQAIVRAFGSDGRQHPVFDQVAPGLAGAPLFGGR